A stretch of the Carassius carassius chromosome 6, fCarCar2.1, whole genome shotgun sequence genome encodes the following:
- the LOC132141861 gene encoding monocyte to macrophage differentiation factor 2-like isoform X2 codes for MKLVRFMNNRAPSNKRYQPTEYEHAANCATHALWIIPSIVGGILLYLLSDDHWEEISAWLYGAGLSSLFIISTVFHTVSWKKSHLRSVEHCFHKCDRMVIYFFIAASYTPWLTLRDLGPWAAHMRWVVWVMASGGTAYVFFFHEKFKVVELICYIAMGVFPALVILSMADRSGLCELLVGGGCYVLGMAFFKSDGIVPFAHAIWHLFVAMGAGIHYYAIWKYLYTPVNQPTSL; via the exons ATGAAACTTGTAAG atttatgaaCAATCGTGCACCATCAAATAAGAGATATCAGCCAACAGAATATGAGCACGCTGCTAACTGTGCCACACATGCG CTCTGGATCATTCCCAGCATTGTGGGTGGGATCTTGCTGTACCTCTTATCTGATGACCACTGGGAGGAGATTTCAGCATGGCTGTATGGAGCGGGACTATCAAGCCTTTTCATCATATCCACAGTTTTCCATACTGTCTCCTGGAAAAAGTCTCATCTCCG ATCAGTTGAGCACTGTTTCCACAAGTGCGACAGGATGGTGATCTATTTCTTCATTGCAGCATCCTACACACCATG GCTGACACTGAGGGATCTGGGTCCATGGGCTGCCCACATGCGCTGGGTGGTCTGGGTGATGGCCTCTGGAGGAACTGCCTACGTGTTCTTCTTTCATGAAAA GTTTAAAGTTGTAGAGCTGATCTGTTACATAGCAATGGGTGTTTTCCCCGCTCTTGTCATCCTCTCTATG gCAGACAGGTCAGGTCTGTGTGAGCTGTTGGTTGGTGGTGGGTGTTATGTGTTGGGCATGGCGTTCTTTAAAAGTGATGGAATAGTGCCCTTTGCTCACGCTATATGGCACCTCTTTGTTGCAATGGGAGCAGGCATCCATTATTATGCCATCTGGAAGTACCTGTACACACCTGTCAATCAACCAACCA GTCTTTAA
- the LOC132141861 gene encoding monocyte to macrophage differentiation factor 2-like isoform X1 codes for MKLVRFMNNRAPSNKRYQPTEYEHAANCATHALWIIPSIVGGILLYLLSDDHWEEISAWLYGAGLSSLFIISTVFHTVSWKKSHLRSVEHCFHKCDRMVIYFFIAASYTPWLTLRDLGPWAAHMRWVVWVMASGGTAYVFFFHEKFKVVELICYIAMGVFPALVILSMADRSGLCELLVGGGCYVLGMAFFKSDGIVPFAHAIWHLFVAMGAGIHYYAIWKYLYTPVNQPTSTAR; via the exons ATGAAACTTGTAAG atttatgaaCAATCGTGCACCATCAAATAAGAGATATCAGCCAACAGAATATGAGCACGCTGCTAACTGTGCCACACATGCG CTCTGGATCATTCCCAGCATTGTGGGTGGGATCTTGCTGTACCTCTTATCTGATGACCACTGGGAGGAGATTTCAGCATGGCTGTATGGAGCGGGACTATCAAGCCTTTTCATCATATCCACAGTTTTCCATACTGTCTCCTGGAAAAAGTCTCATCTCCG ATCAGTTGAGCACTGTTTCCACAAGTGCGACAGGATGGTGATCTATTTCTTCATTGCAGCATCCTACACACCATG GCTGACACTGAGGGATCTGGGTCCATGGGCTGCCCACATGCGCTGGGTGGTCTGGGTGATGGCCTCTGGAGGAACTGCCTACGTGTTCTTCTTTCATGAAAA GTTTAAAGTTGTAGAGCTGATCTGTTACATAGCAATGGGTGTTTTCCCCGCTCTTGTCATCCTCTCTATG gCAGACAGGTCAGGTCTGTGTGAGCTGTTGGTTGGTGGTGGGTGTTATGTGTTGGGCATGGCGTTCTTTAAAAGTGATGGAATAGTGCCCTTTGCTCACGCTATATGGCACCTCTTTGTTGCAATGGGAGCAGGCATCCATTATTATGCCATCTGGAAGTACCTGTACACACCTGTCAATCAACCAACCAGTACGGCCCGGTGA